TTAATGTCTCACACTTTGCTAATTTTTATCGACGAAAACACCAAATTTAATCGCGAAAAAACATTAGAAACTATTTTAAATATGGAAGGTATAGCATTACGCATATACGTGTTTGACATTTTTTGAAAGCGGCATCAACACATTCTCTTACTGTCTCAAATTCTTTAATTCTCTGCTTGATCCAGGTTTTAAGAACAGACCACCAACGCTCAATTTTATTCAAATCTGGAGAGTAGGGAGGCAGGTA
The sequence above is a segment of the Coleofasciculaceae cyanobacterium genome. Coding sequences within it:
- a CDS encoding transposase; protein product: YLPPYSPDLNKIERWWSVLKTWIKQRIKEFETVRECVDAAFKKCQTRICVMLYLPYLK